The genomic region TCGCCTAAAAACCGACGGTCTTCACTGTCTAAAGCCTCAACTGCTTCAATTAACGCCTTCTCAATCAAATCGGAGCGATCGGCTGTAGGATACTTCGATCGCAGCCAGCGACGCACATACTGAAGAATCCATCCATCGGGGTTGCTAGATTGTTTTAAGCACTTTGCCAATCGCCTTTTATACCTAGCCACCAACCGAGAGATTTTATATTGTTGGATTTCCAGACATTTGCCGATATCCGATTGAGTTAAGTTGATTCCATAATAAAGGAATAAAACTTTATCCGGATCGACGGGAATGCTTGATTTACCAATTTGAATTTTAAGAATATTTTTACACTGGTTGAGTTCCTGTTCTAATTGAGAATCACTAAATCCCGAGAACAATGATGGAGGTGTTTCTAGAGTGTCTAGACTGTCTGGACTGTCTGGAGTTTCTAGATCGGGGATTTCCGCAGTAGAGATTAGAGTGTTTGAATTGGTTTGCCGCAAGCTTTCCCAACAATTTTCCATCCATCTTTTGAGTTGTAAGGCACTGAGATCGATGGAGTAAGAAGAAATTTCTAAAGGAACTGAAGGTAAGATTCGTTCTGCATTAAAACAATTGGCAGCTTCTTGAAAATCTTCAAGTTTGGGTTCGAGCCATTTACTTCCTGAGATGCGGGTGGGGGATTGAATATGATTGATGAGATAAACTTTTTTGAAAATCTTACGTCCCCACAAAAATTGGGTGATTTGTGGTTCTCTATAACCATTCATTTCTAAGGCATATTTGAGATCTTCTTCACTGGTTTTATAAAACCGTCTCCATTTGGAGACGCGCCCAAAATTCAATTCAGCTTTGAGCGTATTGCGTAGAATTTGATGAATATAGGTTTCTAAAAGGGCTCCTCGTTGGGGATCGTATTTCTCAAGCCACTCTTTTAACTGTTGCTCGTTACCGACCGTTCCTCGCAGAATACTTAGAGAATCTTCAATGGGAAGTTCGGGGCAATGAGAGGCTGACTGATTAACAACTTGGCAGCAAGTTCGTTCAAAAAAACTAATTAAATGGGCGATCGCCAGTTGTTCCCGGCGAAAAGATTCCCATGCTTCTCGATCGTCCGGACTGCCGTTAATGGCAAGATCGCGCCAAAAGAGGGCTAATTCGGTCTCGGCTTCATGGGAGGGGCGATCGCACAGCAGCGCGAATTCGGGATGATTGGCTCGATAAAGCTCGAAATTCCGCCGCAGTCGAGGTTGGGACTGCAATCGTGGGATGAGACGCCCTCCTTCACTCGTGAATGCCAAAACGCTTGTAAATCGTTCGGCGAAGTGACGCGGTTCTGGAAAGTAGACCATATTTAAGTGACTCTTGTATATAACCCGGGATACTTGAGTGGCCTCAATAGCTTTAAGCCTGCCATTGATTTATTGGAAGAGCAAGGGTTAAATTATGCAGTTTGACGGAATTTTTCCCCTCAATTTTGCAAGATGAAGGGGTTATACAAGAGGGGGCGCCGGATCGATCGAGGGGGAAAACTGCATGATGACTGTCGGACGATCCCAATAAAGTTTTCAAAGACGATCGCCAAACGTTAAACGTTCGCAGTTCTCGTTCGTCGATTCGGGTGCATCTTGGGGGCGATCGCGGCAAAACTTTGACAGAAACGGAGGTTGACCCTCATGAGTGCTACTTTTTGGCAGTGGCTGACCCGATCTTTGTTCCAGCATCCGGTATCGAACCCATCCTCTGAATTGAACCCGTCCGATTTCGATTCGATCGCGATCGTGGACGAACCGATTTACCCCTATCAATTGGGTCGGGTGCAGTTTCGTTGTTCCTGGTGGCCCGCACGCTGTTTGCAAGAAACCGTCATCTCTCCCGGTCAATTGGTTCGGGTCGTCGGTCAGCACAACATTACTTTATTGGTCGAACCCACGCGATTTTCGGTGAGAGATAAAACCCCTCAATCCCAGCCAGAGTAAGGCGATCGCCCGTTCCGGCACTCGGGGTTTCAAAAAAAATTTCAAAAATTTTTCAATTGATTTTGCTCTGGCTGCATAATTTGCCAGCCACGCTCCCAATAAATATGACATAGGGCGATCGATCTCTCTCGATCCCGACCGAACCATGCCGCCTGTCTATTTTCTGATTGTTTTCTGACTGTGTCCCACAGCAACAAGGATAATTATCATGACGTCCGATGGCATCTCGACCAACAATCCTCTCGACCAAAGTTTTGGCGGCGATCCTTTACTCGATGGGTTAGAACAAGATCTGCTCTCCGTAGGTCAACCGGAGAGCGGATCGAGTGAACCAGAGAGTTCGTTGAATCAAACGGGCGCGATCGGTGGAGAATCGAATGAGAATCTCAACCCCTATCCAACGGCAAACTCGTGGGATGAAGCGGAGAGTAGTTCATTTTCCGGGATCGATGTCGGTGAAGAAGGGTTAACGACGGATTCCGATCTCGATCCGGTAACCCAAGAACCCATCAGTGAGGAGGGGAGCGGTCTGACCGGGGATTTGGAACCCGATCCGCTCATTAATCCGGGGATGGAGAGCGAAGCGGAAACGGAGGCAGGGGACGAGGTTTCGGGGTCTAGCGAGAATAACGATGGAAATATAGATTTAGGTGAAGATGAGGCAAGTGAGGAAACAACGAACTCATCGCCAATTGTAAATGAGAATGATTTAGATTCAAACGAGAGTGAAATTGATTCTGATTTTGAAGACAACAGCGACACTGTAGAAAGTGAGAATAAGGTCATCAATGAGGGAGATTCAGATTTAGAAGATGGTGAAAGTCCTGAAAACTCCACTGAGAGCTCAGTTAATGAAGAGGGGAACGATCTAAGCACGGATAGTGAGGAACCTCCGACCGAAATGGGAGGGATGTCCAACAATCCGGTCAGTTCTGACAGTGAAACTGACGAAGTGACGGCAAGCGACGAAACGGTTTCCGAACAGGCGGGAGAAGATGAAAGTGAGTCCGATCCGGAACCGGAGGCGATCGCAGAAAATCCGCAAGATACCTTAGAACCTGATTCCGATCCGTCTTCCGAGTCCGACGTCGATAACCCGGTAGCCAGTGACGATAACGAAGCAGGGACGACTGAGGATAATTCCGATAGTAGTAATGAGAATGAGGGAAGCGAAGCAGAATTAACCGACCCTCTGGAAGAGAATTCCGGTGAAGAGGGTTCCGATAGCAGCGATGAGGAGACGGAAGCCGAGTTGAGCGATCCAACCGAAAACCGTTCTGGTGAGGATGCGGCGACGGAGGAGACCGGAAATAATAACAGCGATCCGGTGGTCGATGGCGATACTGGCGAATCGCCGATTAATTTTGACGTAGGCACCTTCACCGTGGGTGAAAGCGGTGAAGTGGGTATTGACTACCTCTTCGATGGCGGACGCTATCAGGGACAGGTGGCGATCGTCAGTTTGTCCGGAATGGAAGAGTACGAACCGGGTTCGGTCGAATTTATACAAGAGGCGGCTCGCCGTGCCTTAAGTGAGTCAGAATTGGGTCACATTGCGATCGACGACCTCAGCCAAGGGGCAAAATTCGAGGGTTCCCTCGGCGAACGCCAGTGGAATCGGGGAGATTATCAAGGGGTGAAAACCTTTGCCATGCGCCCCGGGGACAAGTTTTTTGTCATGATGGTTCCGAATGGGGCGATCGACCGCGTGGCGAACGATCCCGACATCGGTGGTGCCAGTCGTCCCCTATTTTCCCTCGCCACCGCCAATCCCGATGACGAGTATCATGTCGGCCAAGTTGCCGATATTACTGGGGATGGAAGTGCCTTTGCTTGGGAAGATTTGCGCGTCGATGCGGGTACCGATCGCGACTACAACGATATTATCTTCCAAGTGCGAGGAGCGAAAGGCGTTGCGGCTCACATAGATGATGTGGTCGATCCACAGAAGGATTGGCGCACGAGTGATATAGGTAAGGAATTGATTGATTATGTTACTTTACAACTTCCCGATGATCCGGTAGCCGAACAACCGGAAGAACCGATTGACGAACAGCCAGAAGACCCCGATGATCCGGTAGCGGAACAACCGGAAGAGCCGATTGATGACCAGCCAGAAGACCCCGATGATCCGGTAGCGGAACAACCGGAAGAACCGATTGACGAACAGCCAGAAGACCCCGATGACCCGGTAGTTGATGAAGATGACACCGACCCAGTAGTTGATGAAGATGATACCGACCCAGTAGTTGATGATGATTCTACTGATGAAGATGACACCGACCCGGTAGTTGATGAAGATGATACCGACCCAGTAGTTGATGATGATGATTCCGATCTAGATGATGTAGTCATCGAAGACCCGATCTTAGACGAAGAAAACACGGATGATGAGTATGTGCCTGATGTTCCTTTGACAATTGACGATCCCGTTATTACAGAGGAAGAAATTAAAGAAGAATTTGTTGATATATGGATCGCAGAAGATACTCAGATAGATGACTCAGAAGATGATTCTCATATTTCAGATGTAGTATCTGAGGATGAGGTGATTAACGTTTGGGATATCAAACGGGAAATCGATCCTGTCTGGGAAGAACTCGGTTTAGTTGGTAATCCGGGATCCTACTTTTTAAACCAAGAACCAGTAGTTACGGCTTATAACCAAACAGTGAATGCCGGTGCCAGTATTAGTCCGAGTTTCTATGTGAATGACCCTGATGGCGATCTCATCACCCAATACTATTTCTACGACAACAACAGCAGCAGCACCAGTGGTTATTTCACTTTCAATGGGGTTAAACAAACCAATCTCTTCTCTGTGACTCCTGACCAGAAGTGTTGAACGGTACTAATGAATTAGCATAAAATAGATACAAGAATCCTATGAAAAGCTGATTTCAGTGATGGAAAACTAGCTCTCTAAACCAGTGGACATAACTAATCTTTTCACACATAAAAGCCTGTAAATATCGCAACTTATCTAATAATGATGAACCCCATTCTTGGTTAATTTTTACTAATTTTAAAATTAGATATCCGATTAAACAGCAATAAATCTGGATTTCCATTCCATTCACATTTTTCGTGATAAATTTATCCAACTTTAAGTGCATTTTCAAGAACTTCCACAGCAATTCAATTTGCCAGCGTAGTCGATAAAATTCACCAATTTCTTCGTTACTTATTCCTCCTTCTCCTGTCTCTGGCAAATTCGTCACTAAGCGAAATTCAGTTTTTTCTTCCCGGTCGCAAAACATTACTACTCTTCCTTGTACTTGTGCTGTTCCTGTCCCCATTAAATATTCCCCATTCTCTAACATTTCTAATTTAATGTTTTTTCGGATTCTCAAGACGAAGTAGCGATTTTTTTGAGCTTGAAGTTGGGCAATTCTTTCTAAGCTGCAAAAACCTCTATCCATTACGGCGACTCCGTTTTCCGGCGTGGCTTCTATCGTTTCATTTCCATATTTGCTATCGTGTCCTTGACCCAAATGAATTGATATTCCTCCTGGGTTTCCTGTCACTAAGTTAATGCCACTAAACAGTTTCAATTGGTGATATCCTTGATGCCATAAGAGTTTACTCGTCAAAGTGATAATGGTTGAATCTAAAGGAAATATCATCAACTCTTTATCTGAATTTTGGGATTTTTTGGCTACTTCTTTTTTCAATTCATCCCACAATCGATGAAAAACTTCTGGACTACGAGTTTTACTGGCTTTTGAGAAGGTTGATATATCTACGGATTCTCCGCGAATATTTAGTCTTTTAAACAAACTTCTCATCGTTGTTTGACTCTGGTCTAAAATGAAATTTAGCCAAATTGAGACAAACTTGAAAGTGTCTAGTACTGGATAATCGTCTTGGGGCAGATGACTTAGATGTTTTTGGAGAATTTCAGGAAAGTTTGATACAATCATTGTTAAGTATTTATCGAAATATTGCCCCTATTTTACTTGATTAGGGACTTTTTTTGTCAAATTTCTCTTAACATTCAACACTTCTGACTCCTGACCAGTTCAGCAATGTGCGTTTTGTTGGTGGTTCCGTAGCTGGTACTGACAAAATTTCCATCGGCGCTTATGATGGTCAAGACTGGGGACTTCAATTTGCCATAATTACCACTCAAAAAGTTAACCAAGCCCCAGTCGTTACAGCTTATAACCAAACGGTAAACTCTGGTTCGAGTACCAGTCTGAGTTTCTCTGTCACCGACCCCGATGGCGATCAAATCCGTTATTACTATTTCTCTGACAACAACAGCAGCAGCACTAGCGGTTACTTCACCGTCAATGGTGTCAAACAAACTAGCGGATTCTATGTAGACCCAGACAAGTTAAACACCGTGCGTTTTGTTGGTGGTTCCGCCGCAGGCACAGACCCAATTCGGATCTGGGCTTATGATGGTCAAGACTGGGGATATAAAGATGCCACGATGACCACTCAACAAGTCAATCGGGCTCCCGTAGTCACGGCATACGATCGCACCGTAAACTCTGGTTCGAGTAACAGTCTGAGTTTCTCTGCCAGTGACCCTGATGGCGATCGCATCAGTTACTATTATTTCTCTGATTACAATACCAGCAGCACCAGTGGCTATTTCACGCTCAATGGTGTCAAACAGACTAGCTCATTCTCTGTAGCTGCTGACAATCTAAACACCGTGCGTTTTGTCGGCGGTTCGGCAGCCGGAACTGACGAAATTCGCATCTGGGCTTATGATGGTCAAACTTGGGGTTCCAACGATGCGACCATTACCACTCAACAAGCCAACCGGGCGCCGGTAGTCACCGCATACGATCGCACCGTAAACTCTGGTTCGAGTAACAGTCTGAGTTTCTCTGCCAGTGACCCTGATGGCGATCGCATCAGTTACTATTATTTCTCTGATTACAATACCAGCAGCACCAGTGGCTATTTCACGCTCAATGGTGTCAAACAGACTAGCTCATTCTCTGTAGCTGCTGACAATCTAAACACCGTGCGTTTTGTCGGCGGTTCGGCAGCCGGAACTGACGAAATTCGCATCTGGGCTTATGATGGTCAAACTTGGGGTTCCAACGATGCGACCATTACCACTCAACAAGCCAACCGGGCGCCGGTAGTCACCGCATACGATCGCACCGTGAACTCTGGTTCGAGTATCAATCCTGGTTTCTATGTCAGTGACCCCGATGGCGATCAAATTACACGCTACTATTTCTCTGATTACAATACCAGCAGCACCAGTGGCTACTTCACTCTCAATGGAGTCAAACAGACTAGCTCATTCTTTGTCGATGCTGACAAGTTAAACACCGTGCGTTTTGTCGGCGGTTCCGCAACAGGGACAGACCAAATTCGCATCTGGGCTTACGATGGTCAAACTTGGGGTTCCAATGATGCCACGATTACCACTCAAAAAGTCAACCGGGCTCCCGTAGTCACCGCTTATAACCAAACAGTGCGGCGTAACCAAAGTATCCAACCATCCTTTAGCGTCACTGATGCCGATGGAGATACCATGACTCGCTATGCCTTCTTTGACGGCAACACCAGCAGCACCAGCGGATATTTCACCGTCAATGGTGTCAAACAGGCAGCCGGTCAAACCTTCTATGTAAATGCAGACCAGCTCAATACCGTTCGCTTTGTTGGTGGCAGCAGCAACAGCAACGATTATGTTTACACCCGAGCCTATGATGGCAGTGCTTGGAGTAACTGGAAAGACTACTTGATGAAAACTGAAGGTGGTTCTAAGCCCGTTGTCAGTGCTACCGACCAAACTGTGAAGCGCAACCAAAGTATCCAACCATCTTTTAGCGTCACTGATGCCGATGGAGATACTATGACTCGTTATCGTTTCTTTGATGGTGACAACAGCAGCACCAGCGGTTATTTCACAGTTAATGGTGTCAAAAAAGCAGCCCACCAAACTTTCTATGTAGATGCAGACCAACTACACACAGTTCGGTTCGTAGGCGGTTCTGTGGCTGGTAACGATCGAGTATATGTATCTGCCACTGATGGACTTGACGGGTGGAGTACCTGGCAAGACTACTTGATGAAAACTGAAGGTGGTTCTAAGCCCGTTGTCAGTGCTACTGACCAAACCGTGAAGCGCAATCAAAGTATCCAACCATCCTTTAGCGTCACTGATGCCGATGGAGATACCATGACTCGTTATCGCTTCTTTGATGGTGACAACAGCAGCACCAGCGGTTATTTCACAGTTAATGGTGTCAAAAAAGCAGCCCACCAAACTTTCTATGTAGATGCAGACCAACTACACACAGTTCGGTTCGTAGGCGGTTCTGTGGCTGGTAACGATCGAGTATATGTATCTGCCACTGATGGAATTGACGGGTGGAGTACCTGGCAAGACTACTTGATGAAAACTCAAAGTGGTTCTAATCCAGTGGTGACAGCCAGTGACCAAACCGTGAATGCTAATGAATCCATGAAACTATCCTTCAGTGTCACTGATGCGGATGGAGATACCATGACTCGCTATGCCTTCTTCGATGGCAACAGCAGCAGTACCAGTGGTTATTTCACGGTCAATGGTGTCAAACAGGCAGCCGGTCAAACCTTCTATGTAGATGCGGATAAGTTGGATACAGTTCGCTTTGTTGGCGGTGCAGTAGCCGGTATTGATGGATTGCATGTCCGTACCAGTGATGGCGTTGACGGCTGGAGTGAGTGGACTAAATTTAATGTTTCCACAAAAGCAACAGTTATCAATGATTGGTTTGAGCAGAACATTAAAGATGCGGCAATTCGTTCTTTAGCCCGATCGCGCTTCCAAGATGGTGAACTCGATCGCAAAGATATGATTGATATCTTCATCAATGCTACAGACAGTGGGGTAGTCGATGCTTACGAATTTGCCGACCTGCAAACTTTAACCAGCAACAAAGACTACATTAAAATGCCCGATTATGTGCAAATCTTGTCCACCAAGATTTCCCACGGAAACCCAGCCAACAAGAGTTACCGAGGCACTTATCTAGGTAACTTACAAGCTGGCAGCAGTGGGGAACATCTTGGCAAGCTGATTAAAAAGCACTTCTTAGGCCAAGATCATCCGTTACCCAAAGGAGAGTATTCTTACGGCAGTGCATCCAACGTTGAGTATCGTTATGCAGAAGGTCAACTTTTCCAAAATGGCATCAGTTACGAAGATATAAAACAAGGAGCCGTTGGAGATTGTTACTACCTAGCCTCATTAGCCGCTGTTGCCCAGAAGACACCTAACGTCATTAAAGATATGTTTATTGACAATGGTATTGACGAGGATGGAAACCGCACTTATACCGTGCGTTTCTATAATAATGGTCAGGTTGACTATGTAACGGTCGATCGCTATTTACCGACCAATAAAAACAATGGATCGCTTCCTTTTGCTGGAGTGGGTAATGGCCATACTTACAAAAATTCCAACAATGAGTTGTGGGTCGCTTTAGCAGAAAAAGCCTATGCTCAAATGAATGAAGCGGGTTGGATGAAGCGGTACACAACAGACGAAGGAATTGACCTTCACGGACTCAATTCTTACAAAGGTATTGAAGGTGGTTGGACAAATGTTTCAGTGGCTCACATTAACAACCAAAGTGGCACCCGGCATTCCATTTCATCATCTACAGCTAGTAGCGTTGTCACCGCCTTTAATTTTGGCAAATTAGTTAACTTTAGCTCTTTAGGCAAAGAGGCCACACATGGCTCTCCTGTTGTTTCTAGTCATGCTTACACAATGGTTGATTACAATCAGTCTACTGGGAAGTTCAAACTGTTTAATCCTTGGGGATTAGATGGCGGAACAGAACCCGGTGACTCCGCTTTCAAACCGGGCATATTAGAAATGAGTTGGAACGAGATTAAAACATATTTTCGCTATTGGAGAGTGAACGGTTAAGGTGATTCATGCCACCTATTGTCCCTAGTTAGGTGGCAAGAGACTGGGATAATGCTTTCTCAGTCTCTTGCCGGAATTCTTGGAAAGTGAACAGCGGAAAAATATGGACTCTATCCCTTTTTTAACGATT from Oxynema aestuarii AP17 harbors:
- a CDS encoding NfeD family protein produces the protein MSATFWQWLTRSLFQHPVSNPSSELNPSDFDSIAIVDEPIYPYQLGRVQFRCSWWPARCLQETVISPGQLVRVVGQHNITLLVEPTRFSVRDKTPQSQPE
- a CDS encoding DUF4114 domain-containing protein, which translates into the protein MTSDGISTNNPLDQSFGGDPLLDGLEQDLLSVGQPESGSSEPESSLNQTGAIGGESNENLNPYPTANSWDEAESSSFSGIDVGEEGLTTDSDLDPVTQEPISEEGSGLTGDLEPDPLINPGMESEAETEAGDEVSGSSENNDGNIDLGEDEASEETTNSSPIVNENDLDSNESEIDSDFEDNSDTVESENKVINEGDSDLEDGESPENSTESSVNEEGNDLSTDSEEPPTEMGGMSNNPVSSDSETDEVTASDETVSEQAGEDESESDPEPEAIAENPQDTLEPDSDPSSESDVDNPVASDDNEAGTTEDNSDSSNENEGSEAELTDPLEENSGEEGSDSSDEETEAELSDPTENRSGEDAATEETGNNNSDPVVDGDTGESPINFDVGTFTVGESGEVGIDYLFDGGRYQGQVAIVSLSGMEEYEPGSVEFIQEAARRALSESELGHIAIDDLSQGAKFEGSLGERQWNRGDYQGVKTFAMRPGDKFFVMMVPNGAIDRVANDPDIGGASRPLFSLATANPDDEYHVGQVADITGDGSAFAWEDLRVDAGTDRDYNDIIFQVRGAKGVAAHIDDVVDPQKDWRTSDIGKELIDYVTLQLPDDPVAEQPEEPIDEQPEDPDDPVAEQPEEPIDDQPEDPDDPVAEQPEEPIDEQPEDPDDPVVDEDDTDPVVDEDDTDPVVDDDSTDEDDTDPVVDEDDTDPVVDDDDSDLDDVVIEDPILDEENTDDEYVPDVPLTIDDPVITEEEIKEEFVDIWIAEDTQIDDSEDDSHISDVVSEDEVINVWDIKREIDPVWEELGLVGNPGSYFLNQEPVVTAYNQTVNAGASISPSFYVNDPDGDLITQYYFYDNNSSSTSGYFTFNGVKQTNLFSVTPDQKC
- a CDS encoding IS4 family transposase; this encodes MVSNFPEILQKHLSHLPQDDYPVLDTFKFVSIWLNFILDQSQTTMRSLFKRLNIRGESVDISTFSKASKTRSPEVFHRLWDELKKEVAKKSQNSDKELMIFPLDSTIITLTSKLLWHQGYHQLKLFSGINLVTGNPGGISIHLGQGHDSKYGNETIEATPENGVAVMDRGFCSLERIAQLQAQKNRYFVLRIRKNIKLEMLENGEYLMGTGTAQVQGRVVMFCDREEKTEFRLVTNLPETGEGGISNEEIGEFYRLRWQIELLWKFLKMHLKLDKFITKNVNGMEIQIYCCLIGYLILKLVKINQEWGSSLLDKLRYLQAFMCEKISYVHWFRELVFHH
- a CDS encoding C2 family cysteine protease, which translates into the protein MRFVGGSVAGTDKISIGAYDGQDWGLQFAIITTQKVNQAPVVTAYNQTVNSGSSTSLSFSVTDPDGDQIRYYYFSDNNSSSTSGYFTVNGVKQTSGFYVDPDKLNTVRFVGGSAAGTDPIRIWAYDGQDWGYKDATMTTQQVNRAPVVTAYDRTVNSGSSNSLSFSASDPDGDRISYYYFSDYNTSSTSGYFTLNGVKQTSSFSVAADNLNTVRFVGGSAAGTDEIRIWAYDGQTWGSNDATITTQQANRAPVVTAYDRTVNSGSSNSLSFSASDPDGDRISYYYFSDYNTSSTSGYFTLNGVKQTSSFSVAADNLNTVRFVGGSAAGTDEIRIWAYDGQTWGSNDATITTQQANRAPVVTAYDRTVNSGSSINPGFYVSDPDGDQITRYYFSDYNTSSTSGYFTLNGVKQTSSFFVDADKLNTVRFVGGSATGTDQIRIWAYDGQTWGSNDATITTQKVNRAPVVTAYNQTVRRNQSIQPSFSVTDADGDTMTRYAFFDGNTSSTSGYFTVNGVKQAAGQTFYVNADQLNTVRFVGGSSNSNDYVYTRAYDGSAWSNWKDYLMKTEGGSKPVVSATDQTVKRNQSIQPSFSVTDADGDTMTRYRFFDGDNSSTSGYFTVNGVKKAAHQTFYVDADQLHTVRFVGGSVAGNDRVYVSATDGLDGWSTWQDYLMKTEGGSKPVVSATDQTVKRNQSIQPSFSVTDADGDTMTRYRFFDGDNSSTSGYFTVNGVKKAAHQTFYVDADQLHTVRFVGGSVAGNDRVYVSATDGIDGWSTWQDYLMKTQSGSNPVVTASDQTVNANESMKLSFSVTDADGDTMTRYAFFDGNSSSTSGYFTVNGVKQAAGQTFYVDADKLDTVRFVGGAVAGIDGLHVRTSDGVDGWSEWTKFNVSTKATVINDWFEQNIKDAAIRSLARSRFQDGELDRKDMIDIFINATDSGVVDAYEFADLQTLTSNKDYIKMPDYVQILSTKISHGNPANKSYRGTYLGNLQAGSSGEHLGKLIKKHFLGQDHPLPKGEYSYGSASNVEYRYAEGQLFQNGISYEDIKQGAVGDCYYLASLAAVAQKTPNVIKDMFIDNGIDEDGNRTYTVRFYNNGQVDYVTVDRYLPTNKNNGSLPFAGVGNGHTYKNSNNELWVALAEKAYAQMNEAGWMKRYTTDEGIDLHGLNSYKGIEGGWTNVSVAHINNQSGTRHSISSSTASSVVTAFNFGKLVNFSSLGKEATHGSPVVSSHAYTMVDYNQSTGKFKLFNPWGLDGGTEPGDSAFKPGILEMSWNEIKTYFRYWRVNG